From the genome of Sulfitobacter sp. DSM 110093, one region includes:
- a CDS encoding ABC transporter ATP-binding protein, which produces MKDTKAEAFLRFDNVKKSYDQENLVVKGFDMDVQEGEFITLLGPSGSGKTTVLMMLAGFESVTSGDIAINGKSINKTAPNKRNIGMVFQNYALFPHMTVAENLAYPLAVRKMSKADIKERVAEYLALVELSAFGDRRPGQLSGGQRQRVALARAMIFQPTLILMDEPLGALDKNLREQMQFEITRLHKQIGFTVIYVTHDQTEALSMSDRIAVFNDGVVQQCAPPAELYERPVNAFVAEFIGENNFVQGKVSQIAGGIAKVETDTGTITTQTSEGLTEGAQCRVSIRPEKLFIHPTTHAHDNALTATFVTRIYVGDFIRYYFRLPDGTDIIVKVLNDLSAPEFEDGATAQLLSLTKDCIAFAN; this is translated from the coding sequence ATGAAAGACACCAAAGCAGAGGCTTTTCTGCGTTTTGACAACGTCAAGAAGAGCTACGATCAGGAAAACCTCGTCGTCAAAGGCTTCGACATGGATGTGCAGGAGGGGGAGTTCATCACCCTTCTTGGCCCTTCCGGGTCGGGCAAAACCACCGTTTTGATGATGCTCGCGGGGTTTGAGAGCGTCACCTCGGGCGATATCGCCATCAACGGCAAATCGATCAACAAGACGGCGCCCAACAAACGCAACATTGGCATGGTGTTCCAAAACTACGCGCTGTTCCCGCATATGACGGTGGCCGAAAACCTCGCCTATCCGCTGGCGGTGCGGAAAATGTCCAAGGCCGATATCAAAGAGCGTGTCGCGGAATATCTGGCATTGGTCGAACTTTCGGCCTTTGGCGACCGCCGCCCCGGTCAGCTTTCCGGTGGCCAGCGGCAGCGCGTGGCACTGGCCCGCGCGATGATCTTCCAGCCGACGCTCATTCTGATGGACGAACCTTTGGGCGCGCTCGACAAGAACCTGCGCGAACAAATGCAGTTTGAGATCACCCGCCTGCACAAGCAGATCGGCTTTACCGTGATCTATGTCACCCACGACCAGACCGAAGCACTTTCGATGTCCGACCGGATCGCGGTTTTCAACGATGGCGTCGTGCAGCAATGTGCGCCCCCGGCAGAGCTGTATGAGCGGCCCGTGAATGCCTTCGTGGCCGAGTTCATCGGCGAGAATAACTTCGTGCAGGGCAAGGTCAGCCAGATCGCAGGTGGGATCGCCAAAGTCGAGACAGACACTGGCACCATCACCACGCAAACCTCCGAAGGGCTGACCGAAGGTGCGCAATGCCGCGTGTCGATCCGGCCCGAGAAACTGTTCATTCACCCCACGACCCACGCCCATGACAACGCGCTGACGGCGACCTTTGTCACGCGCATCTATGTGGGCGATTTCATCCGCTATTATTTCCGCCTACCCGACGGCACCGACATTATCGTCAAGGTGCTCAACGACCTGTCCGCGCCGGAGTTCGAAGACGGCGCGACAGCGCAGCTGTTGTCCCTGACGAAAGATTGCATCGCCTTTGCCAATTGA
- the mtaB gene encoding tRNA (N(6)-L-threonylcarbamoyladenosine(37)-C(2))-methylthiotransferase MtaB gives MSAPIFSTMGCRLNAYETEAMKELAEQAGLENAVVVNTCAVTAEAVRKARQDIRKLRKAHPDARLIVTGCAAQTEPETFNAMPEVDAVIGNTEKMQGATWQGMAADFIGETETVQVDDIMSVTETAGHLIDGFGTRSRAYVQVQNGCDHRCTFCIIPYGRGNSRSVPAGVVVDQIKRLVDKGFNEVVLTGVDLTSWGADLPATPKLGDLVMRILRLVPDLPRLRISSIDSIEVDENLMQAIATEPRLMPHLHLSLQHGDDMILKRMKRRHLRDDAIRFAQEARALRPDMTFGADIIAGFPTETEAMFENSLKLVEECDLTWLHVFPYSARPGTPAARMPAVNGAAIKTRAARLRAVGERQVQRHLEAQIGQTHDVLMENPHMGRTAQFTEVSFAAPQVEGDIVRAEITGISGAQLTA, from the coding sequence ATGAGCGCCCCGATCTTCAGCACCATGGGCTGCCGTCTCAACGCCTATGAGACCGAGGCGATGAAGGAACTCGCCGAACAGGCCGGGCTGGAAAACGCCGTGGTGGTCAACACCTGCGCCGTCACCGCCGAGGCCGTGCGCAAAGCCCGCCAAGACATCCGTAAACTGCGCAAAGCGCATCCCGATGCGCGGCTGATCGTCACCGGCTGCGCCGCACAGACCGAGCCCGAGACCTTCAACGCCATGCCAGAGGTCGACGCCGTGATCGGCAACACCGAAAAAATGCAGGGCGCGACATGGCAGGGCATGGCCGCTGATTTTATCGGTGAGACCGAGACGGTGCAGGTCGACGACATCATGTCGGTGACCGAAACCGCGGGCCATTTGATCGACGGGTTTGGCACCCGCAGCCGCGCCTATGTGCAGGTCCAGAATGGCTGCGACCATCGCTGCACCTTCTGCATCATTCCTTACGGTCGCGGCAATTCACGCTCGGTCCCCGCAGGGGTCGTGGTGGATCAGATCAAGCGGTTGGTCGACAAGGGCTTTAACGAGGTGGTGCTGACCGGGGTCGACCTGACATCATGGGGGGCCGATCTGCCCGCCACGCCAAAGCTCGGCGATCTGGTGATGCGAATCTTGCGTCTGGTCCCGGATCTGCCGCGCTTGCGGATCTCCTCGATCGATTCGATTGAGGTGGATGAAAACCTGATGCAGGCCATCGCGACTGAGCCACGCCTGATGCCGCATCTGCACCTGTCGTTGCAGCATGGAGACGACATGATCCTCAAGCGCATGAAGCGCCGTCATCTACGCGACGACGCGATCCGTTTTGCTCAAGAGGCCCGCGCTTTGCGGCCCGACATGACCTTTGGTGCCGATATTATTGCCGGTTTCCCAACCGAGACCGAAGCGATGTTTGAAAACTCTCTGAAACTGGTCGAGGAATGTGACCTCACATGGTTGCATGTCTTCCCCTACTCTGCCCGCCCCGGCACCCCCGCGGCGCGGATGCCTGCGGTGAATGGTGCTGCGATCAAGACCCGCGCGGCACGGCTGCGCGCGGTGGGAGAGCGGCAAGTGCAGCGGCATCTAGAGGCGCAGATCGGGCAAACGCATGATGTGCTAATGGAGAACCCGCACATGGGGCGCACAGCGCAGTTCACCGAGGTGAGTTTTGCTGCGCCACAGGTCGAGGGCGACATCGTGCGGGCCGAGATTACTGGAATTTCAGGCGCGCAGCTGACTGCCTAA
- a CDS encoding ABC transporter substrate-binding protein yields MKKHLTYLATTALLASPVLAQDLTVTSFGGAYGAAQMEHMIEPYMKESGTNVLFEDYGGGVAEMKAQVEAGNILWDVVDIEVIDLERACAEGYLEVIDQSVLPEGDDGTAAADDFIEDALANECGVGNIVWSVVFAVNTENGEGPKTIEDFFDTEAFPGKRGLRKRPQVNMEWALLADGVAPEEVYEVLATEEGQAQAFAKLDTIKDEITWYDSWSQAPVLLNDGGATMVQSANGRIFAAIKDDGAPFEIVWDSHIYDLDVWAIMKGTEKKEEAMEFIKFATGTVPLSGMQDVAYGPTRASAQALLPEEVKQDLPTAHLDEGVKADGIFWADYGESLGEKFNEWLLQ; encoded by the coding sequence ATGAAGAAACATCTGACGTATCTGGCCACGACGGCGCTGCTTGCCAGCCCTGTTCTGGCCCAAGATTTGACGGTGACGTCCTTCGGCGGCGCATATGGCGCGGCACAGATGGAGCACATGATTGAACCCTACATGAAGGAATCCGGCACCAACGTCTTGTTCGAAGACTACGGCGGCGGCGTGGCCGAGATGAAGGCGCAGGTCGAAGCCGGCAACATCCTGTGGGATGTGGTCGACATCGAAGTGATCGACCTCGAACGCGCATGCGCTGAGGGCTATCTGGAAGTGATCGACCAATCCGTTCTGCCCGAGGGCGACGATGGCACCGCAGCGGCGGATGACTTCATCGAAGACGCGCTGGCCAATGAATGTGGCGTCGGCAATATCGTTTGGTCCGTCGTCTTTGCGGTGAACACAGAAAACGGCGAAGGCCCGAAGACCATCGAAGACTTCTTTGACACCGAAGCCTTCCCCGGCAAACGCGGTCTGCGCAAACGCCCCCAAGTAAACATGGAATGGGCGCTGCTGGCCGATGGCGTTGCCCCCGAAGAAGTCTATGAGGTGCTGGCCACCGAAGAGGGCCAAGCCCAAGCCTTTGCCAAGCTCGACACCATCAAGGATGAGATCACTTGGTACGACAGCTGGTCTCAGGCCCCCGTCCTGCTGAACGACGGCGGTGCCACCATGGTGCAATCCGCCAACGGTCGTATCTTTGCCGCGATCAAGGACGATGGCGCCCCCTTCGAGATCGTCTGGGACAGCCATATCTATGACCTCGACGTCTGGGCGATCATGAAAGGCACCGAGAAGAAAGAAGAGGCGATGGAGTTCATCAAATTCGCCACCGGCACCGTGCCGCTCTCGGGGATGCAAGACGTGGCCTACGGCCCGACCCGCGCCTCTGCTCAGGCGCTGCTGCCCGAAGAGGTCAAGCAAGACCTGCCGACCGCGCACCTTGATGAGGGCGTGAAAGCCGATGGTATCTTCTGGGCCGACTACGGCGAAAGCCTTGGCGAGAAGTTCAACGAATGGCTGCTGCAATAA
- the dapF gene encoding diaminopimelate epimerase, which yields MYSDQTPGLPFMKMHGLGNDFVVFDARAEAIDVTPAMAQAIGHRQFGVGFDQLAVITQGSGDAHLTFYNSDGSLSAACGNATRCIARYLMDESGRDSLHLTTARGDLAAKNAGGGLTSVNMGHPQLNWEEVPLARELDTLHLPIHGDPVATGMGNPHCTFFVDDAEAVDLSDLGPRAEHDPLYPERTNVQVAQIVGPDHIRMRVWERGVGVTLASGSSSCATAVAAARRGLTGRAVRIDLDGGTLHIDWREDGVWMTGPTAHVFSGTFTPEFLESLT from the coding sequence ATGTACAGCGATCAGACCCCCGGATTGCCCTTCATGAAAATGCATGGGCTAGGCAATGACTTCGTCGTGTTTGATGCACGTGCGGAGGCAATCGACGTGACTCCGGCGATGGCGCAGGCCATCGGGCACCGGCAATTTGGCGTGGGATTCGATCAGCTTGCGGTCATCACGCAGGGTTCAGGCGACGCGCATCTGACGTTTTACAACAGCGACGGCTCCCTCTCCGCCGCCTGCGGCAATGCCACCCGCTGCATCGCGCGCTACCTGATGGACGAGTCGGGCCGCGATTCGCTGCATTTGACCACCGCGCGGGGTGATCTGGCGGCGAAAAACGCCGGGGGCGGTCTGACCTCCGTCAACATGGGCCACCCGCAGTTGAATTGGGAGGAGGTGCCACTGGCGCGCGAATTGGACACGCTGCACCTGCCGATTCACGGCGACCCCGTCGCCACCGGCATGGGCAATCCGCATTGCACCTTTTTCGTCGATGATGCCGAGGCGGTGGACCTCTCCGATCTCGGCCCCCGCGCCGAGCATGACCCGCTTTACCCTGAGCGCACCAATGTGCAGGTCGCGCAGATCGTCGGGCCGGACCATATCCGCATGCGCGTTTGGGAGCGCGGCGTTGGCGTCACGCTGGCCTCGGGCTCGTCGTCCTGCGCCACAGCCGTCGCCGCCGCCCGTCGGGGCCTCACGGGCCGCGCCGTGCGTATCGACCTCGACGGTGGTACGCTCCACATCGACTGGCGCGAGGATGGCGTATGGATGACGGGGCCGACCGCCCATGTCTTCTCCGGCACCTTCACCCCCGAGTTTCTGGAGAGCCTGACATGA
- a CDS encoding ABC transporter permease: MSSLTSEDAANARRQLRRRRTQAFLFVVPLLVFILFAFVAPITTMLFRSVYNPTVAELVPETLTMLEDWSGEELPGDATITRFAIDMKRMANDRTSGRLADEINRALPGMSSVVKSTARGLRRADDAELAANGAEMLLAENDRWAKPATWRAIRSAGQAYTSSYYLTAVDLEYDAEGEIIMRDTQIYKQLYTKTLKMALIITGLTMLLGYPLAFYMSQASPATANFLMVFVLLPFWTSLLVRTTAWIALLQAGGVVNSTLIWAGLINEPIELLYNEFSTILAMTHILLPFMVLPLYAVMRGIDASFMRAAISMGSNPIGAWYKIYLPMSLPGLSAGALLVFIISVGYYITPALVGGTDGQMISNIIAFHMQVSNNWELAAALGSLLLILILVLYWLFDRFVGTDNLKLG, translated from the coding sequence GTGTCCAGCCTCACTTCCGAAGACGCCGCCAACGCCCGTCGCCAATTGCGCAGACGCCGCACGCAGGCGTTTTTGTTCGTGGTGCCGCTGCTGGTCTTTATCCTCTTTGCCTTTGTGGCCCCGATCACCACGATGCTGTTTCGCAGTGTCTATAACCCGACCGTCGCCGAACTGGTGCCTGAAACGCTGACCATGCTCGAAGATTGGTCCGGTGAGGAACTGCCCGGTGACGCCACGATCACCCGCTTTGCCATCGACATGAAGCGCATGGCCAATGACCGCACCTCTGGCCGTTTGGCGGATGAGATCAACCGCGCCCTGCCGGGCATGTCGAGCGTCGTAAAATCCACCGCCCGCGGTCTGCGCCGTGCCGATGATGCGGAACTCGCCGCCAACGGGGCCGAGATGCTGCTGGCCGAGAATGACCGCTGGGCCAAACCAGCCACATGGCGCGCGATCCGCAGCGCCGGGCAGGCCTATACCTCAAGCTATTACCTCACCGCCGTCGATCTGGAGTACGACGCCGAAGGCGAGATCATCATGCGTGATACGCAGATCTACAAACAGCTCTATACCAAGACGCTGAAGATGGCGCTGATCATCACCGGGCTGACCATGTTGCTGGGCTATCCGCTGGCGTTCTATATGTCCCAAGCCTCTCCGGCGACGGCGAACTTCCTGATGGTCTTTGTGCTGCTGCCGTTCTGGACTTCGCTTCTGGTGCGCACGACCGCTTGGATCGCCCTGCTGCAAGCGGGCGGCGTGGTGAACTCTACGCTGATTTGGGCGGGGCTGATCAATGAGCCGATTGAACTGCTCTACAATGAGTTCTCCACCATCCTCGCCATGACCCACATCCTGCTGCCCTTCATGGTGCTGCCGCTCTATGCGGTGATGCGCGGGATCGACGCGAGCTTCATGCGCGCCGCGATTTCGATGGGCTCGAACCCCATCGGCGCTTGGTACAAAATCTACCTGCCGATGAGCCTGCCGGGCCTCTCGGCTGGGGCGCTGTTGGTCTTCATCATCTCGGTGGGCTATTACATCACGCCCGCGCTGGTGGGCGGCACCGATGGTCAGATGATCTCCAACATCATCGCCTTCCACATGCAGGTCTCGAACAACTGGGAACTGGCGGCGGCGCTTGGCTCGCTCCTCTTGATCCTGATCCTCGTCCTCTACTGGCTGTTCGACCGTTTCGTCGGCACCGACAACCTCAAGCTGGGATGA
- a CDS encoding ABC transporter permease codes for MSPLPDYYTIWHKAGHYGLRIMAALVLIFLMLPILVIMPLSFNAEPFFTFTQGMLSLDPDAYSTRWYQEIVDDQKWRIAIRNSFLVGIAAASIATVLGTLAAVGLASPWMPFKRIITALLLSPMIVPLIIIAAGMFFFYTQFNLVGTFTGLIIAHAALGVPFVIITVTATLSGFDRSLFVAGLSLGASPIKVFWDVVIPLIRPGVISGGLFAFVTSFDEVVLVLFLAGPEQRTIPRQMFSGLREQINPTILAVATLLVVLSATMLFVLEALRRRSARLRGQE; via the coding sequence ATGAGCCCATTGCCCGACTATTACACGATCTGGCACAAAGCGGGCCACTACGGCCTGCGCATCATGGCGGCCTTGGTGCTCATATTCCTGATGCTGCCGATCCTCGTGATCATGCCGCTGTCGTTCAATGCCGAGCCGTTCTTTACCTTTACTCAAGGCATGCTGTCACTCGACCCCGACGCCTATTCGACGCGCTGGTACCAAGAGATTGTCGATGACCAGAAATGGCGCATCGCGATCCGCAACAGCTTCCTTGTCGGCATCGCAGCTGCCAGTATCGCTACGGTGCTGGGGACACTGGCCGCCGTCGGCCTCGCCTCGCCTTGGATGCCGTTCAAACGGATCATTACCGCACTGTTGCTGTCGCCGATGATCGTGCCGTTGATCATCATCGCGGCGGGCATGTTCTTTTTCTACACTCAGTTCAATCTGGTCGGCACCTTCACCGGGCTGATCATCGCCCATGCGGCGCTTGGCGTGCCCTTTGTCATCATCACCGTCACCGCCACGCTCAGCGGTTTTGACCGCTCGCTCTTCGTGGCGGGGCTGAGCCTTGGGGCCTCTCCGATCAAGGTGTTCTGGGACGTGGTGATACCGCTCATTCGCCCGGGCGTGATCTCGGGCGGGCTCTTTGCCTTTGTCACATCTTTTGACGAGGTGGTGCTGGTGCTCTTCCTCGCAGGCCCCGAACAGCGCACGATTCCGCGGCAGATGTTCTCGGGTCTGCGTGAGCAGATCAACCCGACGATTCTGGCGGTGGCGACGCTGCTGGTGGTGCTCTCGGCGACGATGCTTTTCGTGCTGGAAGCGCTGCGCCGACGCTCGGCACGGCTGCGGGGTCAGGAATAG
- a CDS encoding response regulator encodes MNLNAVVVDDCDIARQLIQASLAEVGFTCVAEYECPARALDDLTNQCIATDIIITDFMMPAMDGLEFCSSVRRLPFYQGVPVVMISTRKNDDLLRRALAAGASDCLKKPFSLEELETRLQLCMQNARQPDQ; translated from the coding sequence ATGAACTTGAATGCTGTCGTAGTCGATGATTGTGACATAGCGCGGCAGCTGATTCAGGCGTCCCTTGCCGAAGTCGGGTTTACATGCGTCGCGGAATACGAATGTCCGGCCCGTGCTTTGGATGATCTAACAAACCAGTGCATTGCGACGGATATCATCATCACTGATTTCATGATGCCGGCGATGGACGGGCTTGAGTTCTGTAGCAGTGTTCGAAGGTTGCCGTTCTATCAGGGGGTCCCTGTTGTAATGATCTCTACTCGGAAAAATGATGATTTGTTGCGACGCGCCTTGGCGGCAGGGGCAAGCGATTGTTTGAAAAAACCTTTTAGTTTGGAAGAGCTCGAAACACGGTTGCAGCTATGTATGCAAAACGCGAGGCAGCCGGATCAATAG
- a CDS encoding FAD-dependent oxidoreductase has product MGKRIAIIGGGYVGAELAKTMDDIADVTLIEQRSHFVHAPAMIRALVQPGLVEEALIPYDRLLKRGRVVAARATGVDGNGVTLDDGARIDADYIVVATGSDYAAPFKPKGADIDGMRMANQAAREKLVSAKTIGIIGAGAVGVELAGEIAYAMPDKKITLITMDDKLFAAKPDSLGTSLSRKLKASGVEIILGEKAEGLASKTEPHAGSVTLGDGTQRAFDLIFPVLGARACSDLLKNLPGAEVTAAERIKTDDYMRPSSLPNVFAAGDVANPGDNMTIVAVSRQLPWLKKTLTGLITGRKLTDMKTYRPWGPEAPILLPLGPKRGNSFLMLFTVGDWVTQKMKGAHLFVSKYEKLLNRP; this is encoded by the coding sequence ATGGGCAAACGTATCGCAATCATAGGTGGCGGATATGTGGGCGCTGAGCTCGCCAAGACGATGGATGACATAGCCGATGTCACGCTGATCGAACAGCGCAGCCATTTTGTGCATGCGCCAGCGATGATCCGTGCCTTGGTTCAGCCCGGTTTGGTCGAAGAGGCGTTGATCCCTTATGATCGTTTGCTAAAGCGCGGCCGGGTGGTTGCGGCGCGGGCAACGGGCGTTGATGGGAATGGGGTCACATTAGATGATGGCGCGCGGATTGACGCGGATTATATCGTTGTCGCCACCGGTTCGGATTATGCGGCCCCGTTCAAGCCTAAAGGCGCTGACATTGATGGGATGCGCATGGCAAACCAAGCGGCGCGTGAAAAGCTGGTGTCGGCTAAGACCATCGGCATTATCGGCGCCGGGGCTGTGGGTGTCGAGCTTGCAGGCGAAATTGCCTATGCCATGCCAGACAAAAAGATCACCCTGATCACGATGGACGACAAGCTTTTTGCGGCGAAGCCCGACAGCCTTGGAACATCGCTCAGCAGAAAATTGAAAGCCAGTGGCGTGGAGATCATCCTTGGCGAAAAGGCCGAAGGGCTTGCATCAAAAACAGAACCGCATGCGGGCAGTGTGACCCTCGGCGATGGGACGCAGCGAGCGTTCGACCTGATCTTTCCTGTCCTTGGTGCGCGGGCCTGCTCTGACCTGCTTAAAAACCTGCCCGGCGCAGAGGTGACTGCCGCTGAGCGGATCAAAACCGATGACTATATGCGCCCCTCCTCCCTGCCCAATGTCTTTGCCGCCGGGGACGTTGCGAACCCCGGTGACAATATGACCATCGTTGCGGTTAGCCGTCAGTTGCCGTGGTTGAAAAAGACGCTGACCGGGCTGATCACGGGCCGCAAGCTGACAGATATGAAGACCTACCGCCCTTGGGGCCCCGAAGCGCCGATCCTGCTGCCCTTGGGGCCCAAGCGCGGCAACAGCTTTTTGATGCTGTTCACCGTCGGCGACTGGGTCACGCAGAAGATGAAAGGCGCGCATCTTTTTGTGTCGAAGTATGAAAAACTGCTGAACCGTCCCTGA
- a CDS encoding cytochrome c1 — translation MMKTNLLSAVVTLGLALPGTAVLAQDTATEEEQLTTPAETPEAEAETAPTEAPAAEEAPAEETQAEEAPAEAEATEAEPEVEAAPADEPAAEEAPAEEPTTAEAPAEEAPDEEVTPQEAPAEEAASEEAPAETVATEEAPAADEAVTEEAPAEEAAEEETTEEAPAEDATEEVSEEDAAEAPAEEVEATDEVQSTAEENAENDVIAEDDVDGQAHSDHPNVGVMEADDHGEEHAADDHAEEGDHGDDAHDSHATPHIDNIDFSFDGPFGGYDVNQLQRGLQIYTEVCAACHGLEYVAMRTLADESGPNMPEDQVIEYAKGYDVYDAELDDTRPGTPVDHFPGSNLPNAPDLSLMAKKRAAFHGPYGLGINQFLKGIGGPEYITALLTGYTGEEKEQAGTVLYENTVFPGGWIAMAPPLSDELVEFSDEHANDVQHMAEDVSAFLMWTAEPKLGARKQAGFAGVVLLGLLSVLLYLTNKKLWAPVKNRRKDD, via the coding sequence ATGATGAAGACCAACCTCCTTTCTGCCGTGGTAACTTTGGGCCTCGCCCTGCCTGGAACGGCAGTGCTGGCGCAGGACACAGCGACAGAAGAAGAACAGCTAACAACTCCGGCGGAAACGCCGGAGGCCGAAGCCGAGACCGCGCCTACTGAGGCACCAGCAGCCGAAGAAGCACCGGCGGAAGAAACGCAAGCTGAAGAAGCACCGGCAGAAGCCGAGGCGACTGAGGCTGAACCAGAAGTCGAAGCGGCCCCGGCAGACGAACCCGCAGCCGAGGAAGCACCTGCCGAGGAACCCACAACCGCAGAGGCCCCCGCCGAGGAAGCGCCTGACGAGGAAGTGACACCTCAAGAGGCGCCAGCGGAAGAGGCTGCGAGCGAAGAAGCTCCTGCCGAGACCGTGGCGACTGAAGAAGCCCCTGCAGCTGACGAAGCTGTGACCGAAGAGGCACCTGCAGAAGAAGCTGCTGAAGAAGAAACAACTGAAGAAGCACCCGCTGAGGACGCGACAGAGGAAGTTTCCGAAGAAGATGCGGCAGAAGCGCCCGCCGAAGAGGTCGAAGCCACCGACGAAGTGCAATCGACAGCTGAGGAAAACGCCGAGAACGACGTGATCGCTGAAGATGATGTTGACGGCCAAGCGCATAGCGATCACCCCAACGTAGGTGTCATGGAAGCTGATGATCACGGCGAAGAACACGCTGCCGATGATCACGCCGAAGAAGGCGATCACGGTGACGACGCGCATGATTCGCACGCCACACCGCATATCGACAACATCGACTTCTCTTTCGATGGTCCCTTCGGCGGGTATGACGTAAACCAGCTTCAGCGCGGTCTGCAGATCTACACCGAGGTTTGCGCAGCGTGCCACGGTCTGGAATATGTGGCGATGCGGACATTGGCGGACGAAAGCGGTCCGAACATGCCCGAAGATCAGGTGATCGAATACGCCAAAGGCTATGACGTCTATGACGCCGAGCTGGACGACACCCGCCCCGGCACCCCGGTTGACCACTTCCCCGGCTCCAACCTGCCCAACGCACCTGACCTGTCCCTGATGGCCAAGAAACGCGCCGCGTTCCATGGTCCTTACGGTCTGGGCATCAACCAGTTCCTCAAAGGGATCGGTGGGCCGGAGTATATCACCGCACTGCTGACCGGTTATACCGGTGAGGAAAAGGAACAGGCGGGTACCGTGCTCTATGAAAACACCGTTTTCCCCGGTGGTTGGATCGCCATGGCGCCGCCCTTGTCGGATGAGCTGGTCGAATTTTCGGATGAGCATGCCAACGACGTGCAGCACATGGCCGAGGATGTCTCTGCCTTCCTGATGTGGACCGCCGAACCCAAGCTGGGCGCACGCAAACAGGCTGGATTTGCCGGTGTTGTGTTGCTGGGTCTGCTTTCGGTGCTGCTCTATCTGACCAACAAAAAGCTCTGGGCACCGGTCAAGAACCGCCGCAAGGACGACTGA
- the petB gene encoding cytochrome b has protein sequence MSGIPHDHYEPNSNGEKWLHRRLPIVGLLYDTLMIPTPKNLNWMWIWGIVLTFCLALQIITGIVLVMHYTPHVDLAFASVEHIMRDVNGGYMIRYLHMNGASLFFIAVYAHIFRGLYYGSYKAPREITWIIGMLIYLLMMATGFMGYVLPWGQMSFWGATVITGLFGAIPFIGEGLQTFLLGGPAVDNATLNRFFSLHYLLPFVIAGLVVLHIWAFHTTGNNNPTGVEVRRTSKEDAKKDTLPFWPYFVIKDLFALAVILTVFFAVVGFMPNYLGHPDNYIEANALATPAHIVPEWYFLPFYAILRAFTSEVWVVQIASFVTGGIIDAKFFGVLAMFGAIAVMALVPWLDTSSVRSGRYRPMFKWWFALLVIDFFALMWLGAMPAEEPYASFSLIASAYWFAYFLVILPLLGVIEKPLAQPETIEADFDAHYAPKAGGTKTLVNPAE, from the coding sequence ATGTCTGGAATTCCTCACGACCATTACGAGCCGAATTCGAACGGCGAAAAGTGGCTGCACCGCCGCCTTCCCATCGTTGGCCTGTTGTACGACACATTGATGATCCCCACGCCCAAGAACCTGAACTGGATGTGGATTTGGGGCATCGTGCTGACTTTCTGTCTGGCACTGCAGATCATCACCGGCATCGTTTTGGTGATGCACTACACGCCGCATGTCGATCTGGCCTTTGCGTCTGTCGAACACATCATGCGTGACGTGAACGGCGGCTATATGATCCGCTACCTGCACATGAACGGCGCGTCACTGTTCTTTATCGCGGTCTATGCCCACATCTTCCGTGGTCTCTACTACGGGTCCTACAAAGCCCCGCGTGAGATCACATGGATTATCGGCATGTTGATCTATCTGTTGATGATGGCCACGGGCTTTATGGGCTACGTTCTGCCTTGGGGTCAGATGTCCTTCTGGGGTGCCACGGTTATTACCGGCCTCTTTGGCGCGATCCCCTTTATCGGCGAGGGTCTTCAGACCTTCCTGTTGGGTGGACCTGCCGTTGATAACGCGACACTGAACCGCTTCTTCTCGCTGCACTATCTGCTGCCCTTCGTGATTGCGGGTCTTGTGGTTCTCCACATCTGGGCCTTCCACACGACCGGCAACAACAACCCTACCGGGGTTGAAGTGCGCCGCACCTCCAAAGAAGACGCCAAGAAAGACACGCTGCCGTTCTGGCCCTACTTCGTGATCAAGGACTTGTTCGCGTTGGCGGTTATCTTGACAGTGTTCTTCGCGGTTGTTGGCTTTATGCCAAACTACCTTGGCCACCCTGACAACTATATCGAAGCCAACGCTCTGGCGACGCCTGCGCACATCGTGCCGGAATGGTACTTCTTGCCCTTCTATGCGATCTTGCGGGCCTTCACCTCCGAGGTTTGGGTTGTCCAAATCGCGTCCTTCGTGACCGGCGGCATCATCGACGCCAAGTTCTTTGGCGTGTTGGCGATGTTCGGGGCAATTGCTGTCATGGCGCTGGTGCCTTGGCTGGACACATCCTCTGTACGGTCGGGCCGGTATCGCCCGATGTTCAAATGGTGGTTCGCCCTGCTGGTGATCGACTTCTTTGCCCTGATGTGGCTGGGTGCGATGCCCGCAGAAGAGCCTTATGCGAGCTTCTCATTGATCGCATCGGCCTACTGGTTCGCCTACTTCCTCGTCATCCTGCCCCTCTTGGGCGTGATCGAGAAGCCGCTGGCGCAGCCTGAAACCATCGAAGCCGACTTTGACGCGCATTATGCGCCCAAGGCAGGCGGTACCAAGACGCTTGTGAACCCGGCGGAATAA